In Bombus huntii isolate Logan2020A chromosome 3, iyBomHunt1.1, whole genome shotgun sequence, a single genomic region encodes these proteins:
- the LOC126864042 gene encoding developmentally-regulated GTP-binding protein 2, which translates to MGILEKISEIEKEIARTQKNKATEYHLGLLKAKLAKYRSQLLEPPKKSEKGEGFDVLKSGDARVALIGFPSVGKSTLLSTLTHTESEAASYEFTTLTCIPGVIEYKGANIQLLDLPGIIEGAAQGKGRGRQVIAVARTADLVLMMLDATKQDVQRQLLEKELESVGIRLNKKKPNIYFKIKKGGGLAFNSTCPLTKVDEKLVQMILHEYKIFNAEVLFREDCSADELIDVINANRVYLPCLYVHNKIDQISIEEVDRIARQPNSVVVSCNMKLNLDFLLETLWEYLSLIRVYTKKPGQPPDFEDGLILRKGVTVEHVCHAIHRTLAQQFKYALVWGTSTKYSPQRVGVQHVMHDEDVIQVVKK; encoded by the exons ATGGGCATATTAGAAAAAATATCTGagattgaaaaagaaattgctCGGACGCAAAAGAATAAAG ctACTGAATATCATTTAGGTTTATTAAAAGCAAAGCTTGCAAAGTATAGATCACAACTTTTAGAACCACCAAAGAAATCTGAAAAAGGAGAAGGGTTTGATGTATTAAAATCAGGAGATGCAAGAGTAGCTTTAATAGGTTTTCCCTCTGTAGGAAAATCTACTTTGTTAAGTACATTAACACACACAGAATCTGAAGCAGCATCCTATGAATTTACTACTTTAACTTGTATACCTGGTGTTATTGAATATAAAGGAGCTAATATTCAACTTCTTGATCTCCCTGGAATAATTGAAGGTGCTGCACAG GGTAAAGGGAGAGGTAGACAAGTAATAGCTGTTGCAAGAACAGCGGACTTAGTTCTTATGATGCTAGATGCTACTAAACAAGATGTACAAAGACAACTCCTAGAAAAAGAATTGGAATCAGTTGGTATACgacttaataaaaaaaagccaaacatatattttaagataaaaaagggAGGTGGATTGGCATTCAACTCCACATGTCCATTAACAAAAGTAGATGAGAAATTAGTGCAAATGATTTTacatgaatataaaattttcaatgcAGAAGTTCTATTTCGTGAAGATTGCAGTGCAGATGAGTTAATCGATGTGATTAATGCTAACAGAGTATATTTACCATGTCTTTATGTACATAACAAAATAGATCAAATATCAATAGAAGAAGTGGATAGAATTGCCAGGCAGCCTAATAGTGTAGTAGTTag TTGTAATATGAAATTGAATCTAGATTTCCTTCTTGAAACATTGTGGGaatatttatctttaataAGAGTTTATACAAAAAAACCTGGACAACCACCTGATTTTGAAGATGGTTTAATATTAAGAAAAGGGGTTACTGTAGAACATGTATGTCATGCAATTCATCGTACACTTGCTCAACAATTTAAATATGCTCTTGTTTGG gGTACAAGTACCAAGTATTCACCACAACGAGTAGGAGTGCAACATGTTATGCACGATGAAGACGTTATTCAAgtagttaaaaaataa
- the LOC126864050 gene encoding uncharacterized protein LOC126864050, which produces MTTIDDISMVEDNASLPSKRNLCVPQQLSEVNELLKSINRRLEDCALEWQAEISRKQWKIFNSNGTGVTSSERSLLARTYFTEKNLDEAFQHLLSCNKIFSEYLKNFIDLLQDEVSVSNVKETCDVQNQCFNKKKSCKVLDISNRGPTQLSPLLNGEEKVQDYIDNILTVQNSFTDVVKAKINFDTKFLGFEAVLHKATSTSTDAVCLCQYCSSIMQATHGTHRKLRSVTLNQRNRTVAKPKRLIKSKRTLSKKKKKEKSSTVVDKINDQLPLETHTGIC; this is translated from the exons ATGACAACAATTGATGATATATCTATGGTTGAAGACAATGCTTCCCTTCCCAGTAAAAGGAATCTCTGTGTTCCTCAACAGTTATCAGAAgtaaatgaattattaaagtCAATCAATAGAAGACTGGAAGATTGTGCTTTAGAATGGCAAGCAGAGATTTCTCGCAAACaatggaaaatttttaattctaatgGCACTGGAGTAACTTCATCTGAACGATCTCTATTAGCAAGAACATATTTTACAGAGAAAAATCTTGATGAAGCTTTCCAACATTTACTTTCTTGTAATAAAATCTtttcagaatatttaaaaaattttattg ATCTTTTACAAGATGAAGTATCTGTTTCAAATGTCAAAGAAACATGTGATGTACAAAATcaatgttttaataaaaaaaaaagttgcaAAGTATTGGATATCAGTAATAGAGGACCAACACAACTTTCTCCACTTTTAAATGGGGAAGAAAAAGTTCAAGATTATATTGATAACATATTAACAGTCCAGAATTCATTTACTGATGTGGTAAAAGCTAAAATTAactttgatacaaaatttttgGGGTTTGAAGCTGTATTACATAAAGCTACATCTACATCAACTGATGCAGTTTGCCTTTGTCAATATTGTTCTAGTATTATG CAAGCTACACATGGTACACACAGAAAATTAAGAAGTGTAACACTTAATCAAAGAAATCGAACAGTTGCAAAACCTAAACGCCTAATTAAGTCTAAAAGAACATTatccaaaaagaaaaaaaaagaaaaatcatccACAGTAGTTGATAAAATCAATGATCAATTACCACTTGAAACACATACAGGAATCTGTTAA
- the LOC126864049 gene encoding ras-related protein Rab-40C, producing MAAGEASTTKSRQEKQYDYLLKFLLVGDSDVGKQEILSGLEDGAAESPFCSGSAYKTTTILLDGKRVKLQLWDTSGQGRFCTIIRSYSRGAQGIFLVYDITNKWSFDGIDRWLKEVEEHAPGVPKVLVGNRLHLAFKRQVGERDAEAYAAKNHMAFFEVSPLCDFNIRESFSELSRMALHRNGMERLWRSNKVLSLQELACRAIVARTTVYGIDQLPLPKSIKSHLKSYAMTTTSQLRYNGNRSLSSSKSLGSHHRKLRFVGVGHNGLSTPGSSPGSITDSRTSCVGRNSCTIS from the exons ATGGCTGCAGGTGAGGCCAGCACAACAAAGTCTCGTCAAGAAAAACAATACGATTATCTTCTCAAATTTCTGCTGGTTGGTGACAGTGACGTTGGAAAACAAGAAATCTTGAGTGGACTCGAAGATGGTGCTGCCGAATCTCCGTTTTGCAGCGGCAGTG CATATAAAACTACTACTATCTTACTGGATGGAAAAAGagtaaaattacaattatggGACACATCAGGTCAAGGTAGATTTTGTACAATAATCAGATCTTATTCTCGTGGGGCTCAAGGTATATTTTTAGTCTATGACATTACCAATAAATGGTCTTTTGATGGCATTGATAGATGGTTAAAGGAAGTTGAAGAG CATGCTCCTGGAGTACCAAAAGTACTTGTTGGTAATCGCCTTCACTTAGCTTTTAAAAGACAAGTGGGAGAACGTGATGCTGAAGCATATGCAGCTAAAAATCATATGGCATTTTTTGAAGTTTCACCTCTTTGTGATTTTAATATTCGTGAAAGTTTTTCTGAACTTTCTCGAATGGCTTTACATCGTAATGGAATGGAAAGATTATGGAGATCTAATAAAG TTCTCAGTCTTCAAGAACTTGCATGTCGTGCAATAGTTGCAAGAACAACAGTTTATGGTATTGATCAGCTTCCATTGCCTAAATCCATTAAGTCTCATTTGAAATCTTACGCAATGACAACTACATCtcaattacgttataatggaaatAGATCATTGAGCTCTAGTAAAAGTCTAGGTTCTCATCACCGAAAATTACGTTTTGTTGGTGTAGGTCATAATGGACTATCAACTCCAGGTAGTTCACCTGGTAGTATAACAGATTCTCGTACCAGTTGTGTCGGTCGTAATTCTTGCACAATATCTTGa